A DNA window from Zingiber officinale cultivar Zhangliang chromosome 3A, Zo_v1.1, whole genome shotgun sequence contains the following coding sequences:
- the LOC122052607 gene encoding folylpolyglutamate synthase-like isoform X1: MDVRERFRINGLDISEDKFLYYFWDCWNILKENVDQNLPMPPLFQFLTVLAFKIFVSEKVDVAVIEVGLGGRLDSTNVVQEPVVCGITSIGMDHMEILGDTIGKIATSKSGIFKPNVPAFTVLQHPDAKLALEERASELMIPLTIVPPLHPKMMRGLTLGLAGDHQFINAGLAVALCINWLQRTGHGELVPQGYPIEELPEAFLRGLSTTSLGGRAQTFIEKNQNSGDLVFYLDGAHSPESMEVCARWFSNTVKEPERSLTKVMNDHVISSFHNNKHSNEFTRSTMKVLLFNCMEKRDPQLLLPPLINICASNGVHFSKVIFVPSMSVYHRVDSGSSIVIPDSPANLSWQFILQRTWEKLIHEKDFVNGNGSSKQQLDKSLVHEFHTREAMEKCGDVLNDLSCSAVIPSLPLAIKCLRDYVKENPTLSLQVLVTGSLHLVGDVLKLLKK, encoded by the exons gaGAATGTAGATCAGAATTTGCCTATGCCTCCATTATTTCAGTTCTTGACAGTGCTGGCATTTAAGATATTTGTCTCAGAAAAG GTTGATGTTGCAGTTATTGAAGTAGGGCTTGGGGGAAGATTAGACTCCACAAACGTG GTTCAGGAGCCTGTTGTCTGCGGAATAACCTCAATTGGAATGGATCACATGGAGATCTTAG GTGATACAATTGGGAAAATTGCTACTTCAAAATCTGGGATATTCAAG CCCAATGTTCCTGCATTCACAGTACTTCAACATCCGGATGCAAAGTTAGCACTTGAGGAAAGGGCAAGTGAGTTGATG ATTCCTCTAACAATTGTTCCACCCCTTCATCCAAAAATGATGAGAGGATTAACACTTGGATTAGCTGGAGATCACCAATTCATAAATGCTGGTCTTGCTGTAGCACTATGCATAAATTGGCTTCAGAGAACCGGGCATGGAGAACTTGTTCCTCAG GGTTACCCAATAGAAGAACTGCCAGAAGCATTTCTCAGAGGTCTTTCCACTACTAGTCTTGGTGGACGAGCTCAAACTTTTATTGAGAAAAATCAAAATTCTGGTGATCTTGTCTTTTATTTGGATGGTGCACATAGTCCAGAAAGCATGGAAGTTTGTGCAAGGTGGTTCTCAAATACTGTCAAGGAACCCGAGCGTTCATTGACTAAAGTTATGAATGATCATGTGATTAGCAGTTTCCATAATAACAAGCATTCTAATGAATTTACGAGATCAACAATGAAG GTTCTTTTGTTTAACTGCATGGAAAAGAGAGATCctcagcttcttcttcctccgctTATCAACATTTGTGCTTCAAATG GTGTTCATTTCTCGAAAGTCATATTTGTACCTAGCATGTCAGTGTATCATAGAGTTGATTCTGGGTCATCCATTGTGATACCCGATTCCCCTGCAAATTTATCATGGCAGTTCATCCTTCAGAGAACATGGGAGAAACTGATCCATGAAAAAG ATTTTGTCAACGGAAATGGATCCAGCAAGCAGCAACTCGATAAATCACTAGTTCATGAATTTCATACTCGAGAGGCCATGGAAAAGTGTGGTGATGTTTTAAACGATCTTTCTTGCAGCGCTGTAATACCATCCTTGCCATTGGCTATAAAATGTTTGAGAGACTACGTGAAGGAAAATCCCACGCTTTCGCTTCAG GTTCTTGTCACAGGTTCATTGCACCTGGTGGGTGATGTGTTGAAGCTTTTGAAAAAATGA
- the LOC122052607 gene encoding folylpolyglutamate synthase-like isoform X2 encodes MDISEDKFLYYFWDCWNILKENVDQNLPMPPLFQFLTVLAFKIFVSEKVDVAVIEVGLGGRLDSTNVVQEPVVCGITSIGMDHMEILGDTIGKIATSKSGIFKPNVPAFTVLQHPDAKLALEERASELMIPLTIVPPLHPKMMRGLTLGLAGDHQFINAGLAVALCINWLQRTGHGELVPQGYPIEELPEAFLRGLSTTSLGGRAQTFIEKNQNSGDLVFYLDGAHSPESMEVCARWFSNTVKEPERSLTKVMNDHVISSFHNNKHSNEFTRSTMKVLLFNCMEKRDPQLLLPPLINICASNGVHFSKVIFVPSMSVYHRVDSGSSIVIPDSPANLSWQFILQRTWEKLIHEKDFVNGNGSSKQQLDKSLVHEFHTREAMEKCGDVLNDLSCSAVIPSLPLAIKCLRDYVKENPTLSLQVLVTGSLHLVGDVLKLLKK; translated from the exons gaGAATGTAGATCAGAATTTGCCTATGCCTCCATTATTTCAGTTCTTGACAGTGCTGGCATTTAAGATATTTGTCTCAGAAAAG GTTGATGTTGCAGTTATTGAAGTAGGGCTTGGGGGAAGATTAGACTCCACAAACGTG GTTCAGGAGCCTGTTGTCTGCGGAATAACCTCAATTGGAATGGATCACATGGAGATCTTAG GTGATACAATTGGGAAAATTGCTACTTCAAAATCTGGGATATTCAAG CCCAATGTTCCTGCATTCACAGTACTTCAACATCCGGATGCAAAGTTAGCACTTGAGGAAAGGGCAAGTGAGTTGATG ATTCCTCTAACAATTGTTCCACCCCTTCATCCAAAAATGATGAGAGGATTAACACTTGGATTAGCTGGAGATCACCAATTCATAAATGCTGGTCTTGCTGTAGCACTATGCATAAATTGGCTTCAGAGAACCGGGCATGGAGAACTTGTTCCTCAG GGTTACCCAATAGAAGAACTGCCAGAAGCATTTCTCAGAGGTCTTTCCACTACTAGTCTTGGTGGACGAGCTCAAACTTTTATTGAGAAAAATCAAAATTCTGGTGATCTTGTCTTTTATTTGGATGGTGCACATAGTCCAGAAAGCATGGAAGTTTGTGCAAGGTGGTTCTCAAATACTGTCAAGGAACCCGAGCGTTCATTGACTAAAGTTATGAATGATCATGTGATTAGCAGTTTCCATAATAACAAGCATTCTAATGAATTTACGAGATCAACAATGAAG GTTCTTTTGTTTAACTGCATGGAAAAGAGAGATCctcagcttcttcttcctccgctTATCAACATTTGTGCTTCAAATG GTGTTCATTTCTCGAAAGTCATATTTGTACCTAGCATGTCAGTGTATCATAGAGTTGATTCTGGGTCATCCATTGTGATACCCGATTCCCCTGCAAATTTATCATGGCAGTTCATCCTTCAGAGAACATGGGAGAAACTGATCCATGAAAAAG ATTTTGTCAACGGAAATGGATCCAGCAAGCAGCAACTCGATAAATCACTAGTTCATGAATTTCATACTCGAGAGGCCATGGAAAAGTGTGGTGATGTTTTAAACGATCTTTCTTGCAGCGCTGTAATACCATCCTTGCCATTGGCTATAAAATGTTTGAGAGACTACGTGAAGGAAAATCCCACGCTTTCGCTTCAG GTTCTTGTCACAGGTTCATTGCACCTGGTGGGTGATGTGTTGAAGCTTTTGAAAAAATGA
- the LOC122052607 gene encoding folylpolyglutamate synthase-like isoform X3: MENVDQNLPMPPLFQFLTVLAFKIFVSEKVDVAVIEVGLGGRLDSTNVVQEPVVCGITSIGMDHMEILGDTIGKIATSKSGIFKPNVPAFTVLQHPDAKLALEERASELMIPLTIVPPLHPKMMRGLTLGLAGDHQFINAGLAVALCINWLQRTGHGELVPQGYPIEELPEAFLRGLSTTSLGGRAQTFIEKNQNSGDLVFYLDGAHSPESMEVCARWFSNTVKEPERSLTKVMNDHVISSFHNNKHSNEFTRSTMKVLLFNCMEKRDPQLLLPPLINICASNGVHFSKVIFVPSMSVYHRVDSGSSIVIPDSPANLSWQFILQRTWEKLIHEKDFVNGNGSSKQQLDKSLVHEFHTREAMEKCGDVLNDLSCSAVIPSLPLAIKCLRDYVKENPTLSLQVLVTGSLHLVGDVLKLLKK; the protein is encoded by the exons ATG gaGAATGTAGATCAGAATTTGCCTATGCCTCCATTATTTCAGTTCTTGACAGTGCTGGCATTTAAGATATTTGTCTCAGAAAAG GTTGATGTTGCAGTTATTGAAGTAGGGCTTGGGGGAAGATTAGACTCCACAAACGTG GTTCAGGAGCCTGTTGTCTGCGGAATAACCTCAATTGGAATGGATCACATGGAGATCTTAG GTGATACAATTGGGAAAATTGCTACTTCAAAATCTGGGATATTCAAG CCCAATGTTCCTGCATTCACAGTACTTCAACATCCGGATGCAAAGTTAGCACTTGAGGAAAGGGCAAGTGAGTTGATG ATTCCTCTAACAATTGTTCCACCCCTTCATCCAAAAATGATGAGAGGATTAACACTTGGATTAGCTGGAGATCACCAATTCATAAATGCTGGTCTTGCTGTAGCACTATGCATAAATTGGCTTCAGAGAACCGGGCATGGAGAACTTGTTCCTCAG GGTTACCCAATAGAAGAACTGCCAGAAGCATTTCTCAGAGGTCTTTCCACTACTAGTCTTGGTGGACGAGCTCAAACTTTTATTGAGAAAAATCAAAATTCTGGTGATCTTGTCTTTTATTTGGATGGTGCACATAGTCCAGAAAGCATGGAAGTTTGTGCAAGGTGGTTCTCAAATACTGTCAAGGAACCCGAGCGTTCATTGACTAAAGTTATGAATGATCATGTGATTAGCAGTTTCCATAATAACAAGCATTCTAATGAATTTACGAGATCAACAATGAAG GTTCTTTTGTTTAACTGCATGGAAAAGAGAGATCctcagcttcttcttcctccgctTATCAACATTTGTGCTTCAAATG GTGTTCATTTCTCGAAAGTCATATTTGTACCTAGCATGTCAGTGTATCATAGAGTTGATTCTGGGTCATCCATTGTGATACCCGATTCCCCTGCAAATTTATCATGGCAGTTCATCCTTCAGAGAACATGGGAGAAACTGATCCATGAAAAAG ATTTTGTCAACGGAAATGGATCCAGCAAGCAGCAACTCGATAAATCACTAGTTCATGAATTTCATACTCGAGAGGCCATGGAAAAGTGTGGTGATGTTTTAAACGATCTTTCTTGCAGCGCTGTAATACCATCCTTGCCATTGGCTATAAAATGTTTGAGAGACTACGTGAAGGAAAATCCCACGCTTTCGCTTCAG GTTCTTGTCACAGGTTCATTGCACCTGGTGGGTGATGTGTTGAAGCTTTTGAAAAAATGA